Proteins co-encoded in one Govania unica genomic window:
- a CDS encoding toxin-activating lysine-acyltransferase, whose translation MTANNPTVSHVFGELTWLLTQSPLHRHLKLADLEWLIMPPLLHRQFYVFRDGDKTIGVALWAKLSDAAQDKLNKPLLEAENRLTPDDWVSGENVWLIDLVAPFATPENRHREIMVADLISGPLKGQQFRLHKTDPQTGKREVVTVEADAGEKLKAVIEKAAAGLKDDKVH comes from the coding sequence GTGACCGCAAACAACCCCACTGTCAGCCATGTGTTTGGTGAACTGACCTGGCTTCTGACCCAGTCTCCGCTACACCGTCATCTGAAACTCGCCGATCTTGAATGGCTGATCATGCCGCCGCTGCTGCATCGCCAGTTCTATGTGTTCCGCGACGGCGACAAAACCATCGGCGTGGCGCTCTGGGCCAAACTCTCCGACGCGGCTCAGGACAAGCTCAACAAGCCGCTGCTTGAGGCGGAAAATCGCCTGACGCCCGACGATTGGGTCTCGGGCGAAAATGTCTGGCTGATTGATCTCGTGGCCCCCTTCGCCACGCCCGAAAACCGCCATCGCGAAATCATGGTCGCCGACCTCATCTCTGGCCCCCTCAAGGGCCAGCAGTTCCGTCTGCATAAAACCGATCCGCAGACCGGCAAGCGCGAGGTGGTGACGGTCGAGGCTGATGCTGGCGAAAAATTGAAGGCGGTGATCGAGAAGGCCGCCGCCGGGTTGAAAGACGACAAGGTCCATTGA
- a CDS encoding SEL1-like repeat protein: MAGRVFSIGPGALLLLLSLSGCVQGPSCQGQPPGEASALSSDAGARTAIETSSLVSLQCWADSGNQISQYLLGYAYEYGLGTTPDRAKAIRAYQQAATPRSNRTYIYSPAVGKESHGRVIPVTTGPDTPGLPQARAALARLGER, from the coding sequence ATGGCAGGACGGGTGTTCTCGATCGGGCCGGGGGCTCTCCTGCTGTTGCTCTCGCTGTCCGGTTGTGTGCAGGGTCCATCCTGCCAAGGACAACCGCCCGGCGAGGCATCGGCGTTGTCCAGTGATGCAGGGGCGCGGACCGCAATCGAAACCAGCTCTCTCGTGAGCCTGCAATGCTGGGCGGATTCGGGAAATCAGATCAGCCAATATCTCCTCGGCTATGCCTATGAATATGGCCTGGGGACCACCCCTGACCGCGCCAAAGCCATCAGGGCCTATCAACAGGCCGCAACCCCACGCAGCAATCGCACCTATATCTATTCTCCGGCCGTCGGCAAGGAAAGCCACGGCCGCGTCATCCCTGTCACCACCGGACCCGACACGCCGGGCCTGCCGCAGGCCAGGGCAGCCCTCGCGCGGCTCGGCGAGCGGTGA
- a CDS encoding RNA polymerase sigma factor, which yields MHDRSPRPNSATVVDDGGNPIQKLMIEDLFQNHAPDLLRFLRRRIQDPDQASDLVQTVFERLIAKYASCHQIEHPWAFLLQIARNALIDAVRRKQTRDQYVAQYKACTEAGQLFAAENDQSPEHILSQRQSFDQLTTLILGLPPKRRRIFILSRIHDLPVVEIARQEKMSERAVRGHVERALADIRAAMDRPPPQRSCRTEKR from the coding sequence ATGCATGACAGGTCACCCCGGCCAAATAGTGCAACTGTCGTTGATGATGGCGGAAATCCAATTCAAAAACTTATGATCGAGGACCTTTTTCAGAATCACGCCCCGGATTTATTGCGGTTCTTGCGCCGGCGTATCCAAGATCCTGATCAGGCATCTGACCTTGTGCAGACAGTCTTTGAACGTCTGATTGCCAAATATGCATCCTGTCACCAGATCGAACACCCCTGGGCGTTTCTGCTGCAGATTGCCCGCAATGCACTGATTGATGCGGTGCGCAGAAAACAGACCCGTGACCAGTATGTCGCACAGTATAAAGCCTGTACCGAGGCCGGTCAGCTCTTCGCCGCGGAAAACGATCAGTCACCGGAACATATTCTGTCGCAGCGGCAATCGTTTGATCAGCTCACCACGCTCATTTTGGGTCTGCCGCCCAAACGGCGCAGGATATTTATTCTGAGCCGCATCCATGATCTTCCCGTGGTGGAGATTGCGCGGCAGGAGAAAATGTCGGAACGTGCCGTACGCGGGCATGTGGAGCGTGCCCTCGCAGATATTCGTGCAGCAATGGATCGTCCTCCACCTCAGCGGTCCTGCAGGACAGAAAAGCGATAG
- a CDS encoding FecR family protein, giving the protein METDAQTLRMRRKAAYWVTLLEADTPDEGDHLRFEDWLALDPRHKQAYDEIAAIWRTSRELTDLAALEVPDMAGRGGLKSFPGKLFRQGQQRRIGLGLSALAIGLTLILSSLPQSLDGARYVTKTAEVRQLTLADGSRVTLGPKSRLEVTFKADRRQLSLTGGEAYFVVAKDAARPMHLQIDGVEIRVVGTEFNIHEGPAGVTVEVVEGVVEVHVADADKAGKRDAETKIRLYAGQKIIAPSTDRFDPQDITSADYPGSWRSGRLIYENTALAEVLADMNRYSESVIMVGSPELAKRPVFASFKTDQIDQMIARLEGQLSLVADRTTPGRIILRARPSA; this is encoded by the coding sequence ATGGAGACGGATGCACAAACTCTGCGGATGCGGCGGAAGGCCGCCTATTGGGTGACGCTTTTGGAAGCCGATACCCCGGATGAGGGGGATCACCTGCGCTTCGAGGACTGGCTGGCGCTCGACCCCAGGCACAAACAGGCCTATGACGAGATTGCCGCGATTTGGCGCACAAGCCGTGAACTTACAGATTTGGCGGCCCTCGAGGTTCCGGATATGGCGGGCAGGGGTGGCCTCAAATCCTTTCCGGGAAAGCTCTTCAGGCAGGGCCAGCAGAGACGGATCGGTCTTGGCTTGTCCGCGCTTGCCATTGGCCTCACCTTGATTTTGAGTTCGCTTCCTCAGAGCCTCGATGGAGCGCGCTATGTCACCAAGACGGCGGAAGTCAGACAGCTTACCCTTGCCGATGGCAGTCGCGTGACGCTCGGGCCAAAATCCCGTCTTGAGGTCACGTTCAAAGCGGACCGCCGACAATTGAGCTTGACCGGTGGCGAGGCCTATTTTGTGGTTGCAAAAGATGCGGCGCGTCCCATGCACCTTCAGATCGACGGCGTCGAGATTCGGGTGGTCGGCACAGAGTTCAATATCCATGAGGGCCCCGCAGGCGTGACTGTGGAAGTCGTCGAAGGGGTCGTCGAAGTTCATGTTGCGGATGCGGACAAGGCCGGAAAACGCGATGCGGAAACAAAGATCCGCCTTTATGCCGGACAAAAAATAATTGCTCCCTCGACGGACAGATTTGATCCGCAAGATATCACCTCTGCAGACTATCCCGGCAGCTGGCGGTCGGGGCGTCTCATTTACGAGAACACCGCCCTGGCCGAGGTTCTCGCTGACATGAACCGCTATTCGGAGAGCGTGATTATGGTTGGCTCTCCGGAGCTTGCCAAGCGACCGGTCTTTGCCTCCTTCAAGACGGACCAGATCGATCAGATGATTGCAAGGCTTGAAGGCCAGCTGTCTCTGGTCGCCGATCGCACAACCCCTGGCCGGATCATCCTCAGAGCGAGACCGAGCGCCTGA
- a CDS encoding TonB-dependent receptor: MGHLKPSGAERRSGYATAVSVIALAVFYGTVPGQAAFAQTTEGKEQSRTWALNIPSQALSTSLLALSEQMDLLVVATPDLIAAKQAPELKGQLSLQDALDRLFKDSGLAYEVTADRQLILHRTEARPGSALETGGSAMFTSLETNPGEQIAHDASDDMSPRKKPAVALDLEEIVVTGSNIRGANVIGSKLFVFDQEDIRRTGFSSVQDVVQSLPQNFGGGPNAMTAPLQGTENGAQFANRNFGASINLRGLGAGSTLTVINGRRIAAAGGGTFVDISALPLSAVERIEVLPDGASAIYGTDAIAGVTNIILKQNYEGAETRLRYGTVTEGRQQEYKASQLFGTNWQGGGLVLSYEYQKIEPLFSEERDFSASSDLRSLGGSDYRLPFSNPGTLLAGGKSFAIPQGQDGTSLTAGDFISSTANLGNDRRGTTLFPKQERHSFYGHLHQELSGGLRVFAETLYTTRKFEARRPAKTLTLTVPATNPFYVNPVGGLSPVQVRYSFLDDLGPQIDQGRVESYALVAGASLDLSAGWQTELTGTYNGSSENGGLRSGAVNMSALTRALADPNPRTAFNPFGDGSHSNPATLKQISGYSTTNRGFDLWTLDVKSDGPLFALPGGMVKLALGGHYRKESWLIERLDFELASDTKFSVAQDMTRDVRAAFTELLVPLVGDGNRLPGIERLDLSAAFRLEDYSDFGSTRNPRFGLAWSPLPGLSLRGTYGTSFRAPILSQRDTSLNQVFFFPLRDPKSPRGLSNAILLTGNDPDLGPETATTWTVGVDFRPVTLPRFNLSLTYFDTRFKDRLGQVTDLGLLAKDDIFAPLIMRNPAAANTLAYFADPKLVNVVGSTDPAAVDAIVNARLTNIGRSLVRGLDVTTQYGLTTGVGDFILQVNGSLLFDFKESVTDTAPYVDLVDTLDRPVDWRLRSSLSWAYGGFTTTVFVNYTDSYKNKNIIPAETVSSWTTADLTVSYWTGDQSARPWLRDLGFTFSAINVTNARPPFVDNPRGIGFDPEKASPQGRFLAFEITKRW, translated from the coding sequence ATGGGACATCTGAAACCATCCGGTGCAGAGCGCCGATCCGGATATGCAACCGCTGTTTCCGTCATTGCCTTGGCCGTTTTTTATGGAACAGTCCCGGGCCAGGCGGCCTTTGCTCAGACGACTGAGGGGAAGGAGCAGAGCAGAACCTGGGCCTTGAATATTCCGTCTCAGGCGCTGTCCACATCGCTGCTGGCCCTGTCGGAGCAAATGGATCTTCTGGTGGTCGCAACGCCGGACCTCATTGCGGCCAAACAGGCGCCGGAACTCAAAGGACAGTTATCGTTACAAGACGCGCTCGACCGTCTCTTCAAGGATAGCGGGCTCGCCTATGAGGTCACCGCAGATCGCCAACTTATTCTCCATCGCACAGAAGCGCGGCCGGGATCCGCTTTGGAGACAGGCGGATCTGCCATGTTCACCTCCCTCGAAACAAATCCGGGGGAGCAGATCGCCCATGATGCGTCCGATGACATGTCTCCGAGAAAAAAGCCGGCTGTGGCGCTTGACCTCGAGGAGATCGTGGTGACCGGCTCGAATATCAGGGGCGCCAATGTGATCGGATCGAAGCTTTTTGTGTTTGATCAGGAGGATATTCGTCGCACGGGATTTTCATCGGTTCAGGATGTGGTGCAAAGCTTGCCGCAGAATTTCGGCGGCGGCCCCAATGCGATGACGGCACCACTTCAGGGAACCGAAAACGGCGCTCAGTTCGCCAATCGGAATTTCGGCGCCTCCATCAATTTACGCGGACTGGGCGCGGGCTCGACGCTGACCGTCATCAATGGTCGCCGTATCGCCGCAGCTGGCGGCGGAACCTTTGTTGATATTTCAGCCCTTCCGCTGTCGGCTGTGGAGCGGATCGAAGTCTTGCCGGACGGGGCCTCGGCGATCTATGGGACCGATGCCATTGCCGGGGTGACCAATATCATTCTCAAGCAGAATTATGAGGGTGCGGAAACCCGTCTGCGCTATGGCACGGTCACCGAGGGTCGGCAACAGGAGTATAAGGCGAGCCAGCTCTTTGGCACCAACTGGCAGGGCGGCGGCCTTGTTCTGAGCTATGAATATCAAAAGATCGAGCCCCTCTTTAGCGAAGAGCGCGACTTTTCCGCCAGCAGTGACTTGAGATCTTTGGGCGGGAGCGATTACCGCCTGCCGTTCAGCAATCCCGGGACCCTTCTGGCAGGCGGCAAAAGCTTCGCCATTCCGCAGGGACAGGACGGCACATCCTTGACCGCGGGCGATTTTATCTCCAGCACGGCAAACCTTGGCAATGACCGCCGCGGCACGACCTTGTTTCCGAAGCAGGAGCGCCACAGTTTTTATGGCCATCTGCACCAGGAGCTCTCGGGCGGATTGCGTGTCTTTGCCGAAACGCTTTACACAACGCGCAAATTTGAAGCGCGCCGGCCAGCCAAGACCCTCACCCTGACCGTGCCGGCAACCAATCCCTTTTATGTCAACCCGGTCGGCGGCCTGTCGCCCGTGCAGGTCCGCTATAGTTTTCTCGACGATCTTGGTCCGCAAATTGATCAGGGCAGGGTGGAATCCTATGCGCTCGTCGCCGGAGCTTCCCTTGATCTCAGCGCCGGATGGCAGACTGAACTCACCGGAACTTATAATGGCTCCAGTGAGAATGGCGGCTTGCGCAGCGGTGCCGTCAATATGAGCGCGCTCACGAGAGCGCTGGCGGACCCCAATCCACGGACGGCCTTCAATCCCTTCGGTGACGGCTCCCACAGCAATCCCGCAACGTTAAAACAGATCTCGGGATACTCGACCACCAATCGGGGGTTTGATCTCTGGACCCTGGATGTGAAATCGGATGGCCCATTGTTCGCCTTGCCCGGCGGCATGGTCAAGCTGGCGCTCGGCGGCCATTATCGCAAGGAGAGCTGGCTCATCGAGCGGCTGGATTTCGAATTGGCGTCCGATACAAAATTCTCTGTGGCTCAGGACATGACCCGTGACGTGCGGGCGGCGTTCACGGAACTGCTCGTGCCTCTCGTCGGGGACGGCAATCGCCTGCCGGGGATCGAGCGGCTGGATCTGTCCGCGGCTTTCCGTCTCGAGGACTATAGTGATTTCGGCTCGACACGAAATCCGCGCTTTGGCCTTGCCTGGTCGCCGCTCCCCGGTCTCAGTCTGCGCGGAACCTATGGCACCTCGTTCCGGGCGCCCATTCTCAGTCAGCGTGACACCAGTCTCAATCAGGTGTTCTTTTTTCCCTTGAGAGACCCGAAATCACCGCGCGGACTTTCGAACGCAATTCTTCTGACCGGCAATGATCCTGACCTCGGGCCGGAGACGGCAACGACCTGGACCGTCGGCGTCGATTTCCGCCCCGTCACATTGCCGCGCTTCAATCTGTCGCTCACCTATTTCGACACGCGCTTCAAGGATCGCCTGGGGCAGGTGACGGATCTTGGCCTGCTTGCGAAGGATGATATCTTCGCTCCCCTGATCATGCGCAATCCCGCCGCGGCCAATACCTTGGCCTATTTTGCCGATCCGAAACTTGTCAATGTCGTGGGCTCGACCGATCCGGCCGCGGTCGATGCCATTGTCAATGCGCGCCTGACCAATATCGGCCGCAGCCTCGTTCGGGGGCTCGATGTGACGACGCAATATGGTCTCACCACCGGGGTCGGTGACTTCATCCTGCAGGTGAATGGCAGCCTGCTTTTTGATTTCAAGGAGTCGGTGACAGATACGGCCCCTTATGTCGATCTCGTCGACACGCTCGACCGGCCGGTCGATTGGCGCTTGCGGTCCAGCCTGTCCTGGGCCTATGGCGGCTTCACCACGACGGTCTTTGTCAATTATACCGACAGCTATAAAAACAAAAATATCATTCCCGCCGAAACGGTGAGCAGCTGGACCACGGCGGATCTGACGGTCAGCTACTGGACCGGGGATCAGTCCGCGCGCCCCTGGTTGCGGGACCTCGGCTTTACCTTCAGCGCCATCAATGTAACCAATGCAAGGCCGCCCTTTGTCGACAATCCGCGTGGGATCGGCTTTGATCCGGAAAAGGCCAGTCCACAGGGCCGCTTCCTGGCCTTCGAGATCACCAAACGGTGGTAA
- a CDS encoding S9 family peptidase translates to MLSALFNRAVLAERGLTVDDMFALEDIGRVMFDPAGTRIVFERLGPYGQAPSFGRELLAGKDRSHIFVADLTQSQSVRPLFPQERNTGYWLGPASPDGTQIVLFWIANGAVGTGVYDFGTERLKTLPLTPELLHYGQSPIWISDHVLIYLALPDGQQPFWASSVRKMADELPGLWRHAERGDMATASVLASGDALPDAAPEAEHLLLRVDLQSGTVTRIDRGSFTAPALAPDGRHLAVLKLQPPAVQDRRLRLLEPHPMLASRDPELMIYPLAGSKQAPITCDAAYPLAGTLAWSTDGRKLAFLSRSADGRAIEDQPPDQQDRQVMMVNVPSRSCRRIPHDGLRFRDGFGKYLDQPKILWLGDRIAIEALSKETARPLHEDLPPHEKTAARTDSPDWYLLRGDLPPLNLTERFAASRLRPLAATKGGLIMLAEGKLWRISPDGDRHPVTATAGSALTPWEEPLSGLQLPDFASQHRLSMIATRETGEQRLLVLDPATRQTIPGGVISREDRILAVSLQRGTAILRRESTDGSRLMVLPAAGEARALLHFNRHLADVADSQPIPIRYARKDKPAAELSGWLLLPSGHKVGVRHPLIVIVYPGAVWTGGWPWKRSSISPFNPYLLTAKGYAVLYPSIPLGPPGQAGDPLMGLAETVLPAVERSIELGSVDPERLGLFGQSYGGYGVLGLLSESDRFKAAVAAAAPVNLLSAYGQFDPRFDRTGRPELFMDLPRWAEADQGRMGVPPWDDAERYLRNSPLFYVERIRTPLMLIQGDRDFIPVSQGEEMFSALYRLQKTALFVRYWGEGHVLTSPANIRDFWDRLFDWYDRYLNP, encoded by the coding sequence ATGCTCTCGGCCCTGTTCAATCGTGCTGTACTGGCCGAACGCGGCCTAACGGTCGATGATATGTTCGCCCTGGAGGATATCGGCCGGGTCATGTTCGACCCGGCCGGAACGCGGATTGTCTTCGAGCGGCTCGGGCCCTATGGGCAAGCTCCAAGTTTCGGGCGCGAACTGTTGGCCGGCAAAGACCGCTCCCATATTTTTGTGGCTGATCTCACACAGTCCCAGTCGGTTCGGCCGCTCTTCCCGCAGGAGCGGAATACAGGATATTGGCTTGGGCCCGCGTCACCGGACGGGACGCAGATCGTTCTGTTCTGGATTGCAAACGGAGCTGTCGGAACCGGGGTTTATGATTTTGGGACGGAGAGGTTAAAGACGCTCCCTCTCACCCCGGAGCTACTTCATTACGGGCAATCCCCCATCTGGATTTCTGATCATGTGCTGATCTATCTGGCCCTGCCGGACGGGCAGCAGCCGTTCTGGGCCTCATCCGTGCGCAAGATGGCGGACGAGCTGCCCGGGTTGTGGCGTCATGCAGAGCGGGGAGATATGGCAACGGCGAGCGTTCTCGCCAGTGGGGATGCTCTCCCGGACGCCGCCCCGGAGGCCGAGCATCTGCTTCTGCGCGTGGATCTCCAGAGCGGCACGGTCACCAGGATAGACCGCGGCTCTTTCACGGCCCCGGCGCTTGCCCCGGATGGGCGTCACCTGGCCGTCCTGAAGCTCCAGCCCCCGGCTGTTCAAGACCGGCGCCTGCGGCTTCTCGAGCCCCATCCCATGCTGGCTAGTCGAGACCCGGAGCTGATGATTTATCCCTTGGCTGGAAGCAAACAGGCTCCAATCACCTGTGATGCGGCATATCCGCTTGCCGGCACGCTCGCCTGGTCCACCGATGGCCGCAAGCTCGCCTTTCTCTCAAGGTCAGCGGACGGTCGGGCCATAGAAGACCAGCCTCCGGATCAACAGGATCGGCAGGTCATGATGGTCAATGTTCCGAGCCGCAGCTGCCGGAGGATCCCGCATGATGGTTTGCGCTTCAGGGACGGATTTGGCAAATATCTCGATCAGCCCAAGATCCTTTGGCTCGGTGACCGGATTGCAATCGAGGCCCTCTCAAAAGAAACTGCCCGCCCCCTGCATGAAGATCTGCCCCCGCATGAAAAAACGGCGGCCCGGACGGACTCTCCGGACTGGTATCTTCTGCGTGGGGACCTGCCGCCGCTCAATCTGACGGAGCGTTTTGCCGCCTCCCGGCTTCGGCCGCTCGCCGCCACAAAGGGCGGGCTTATCATGCTGGCTGAAGGGAAGTTATGGCGGATCTCCCCTGACGGTGACCGTCATCCTGTGACGGCCACCGCTGGGTCCGCCTTGACGCCCTGGGAGGAGCCGCTCTCGGGGCTCCAGTTGCCGGACTTTGCCTCGCAGCATCGCCTGTCCATGATTGCAACCCGCGAGACGGGGGAACAGAGACTGCTCGTTCTCGATCCGGCGACCCGTCAAACCATCCCGGGCGGCGTGATATCCCGGGAGGATCGGATCCTTGCGGTCTCCTTGCAGAGAGGAACAGCCATTCTCCGCAGAGAGAGCACGGACGGCAGCCGGCTGATGGTCCTCCCAGCTGCCGGGGAGGCGAGGGCACTCCTCCATTTCAACCGCCATCTTGCGGATGTGGCGGACAGCCAGCCGATCCCCATCCGCTATGCCCGCAAAGACAAACCCGCCGCAGAGCTTTCGGGATGGCTTCTTCTGCCGTCCGGACACAAGGTGGGAGTGCGGCATCCTTTGATCGTCATTGTCTACCCGGGAGCGGTCTGGACCGGAGGCTGGCCCTGGAAGAGATCAAGCATCAGTCCGTTCAATCCCTATCTCCTGACCGCCAAAGGCTATGCCGTGCTCTATCCGAGCATTCCTCTTGGTCCCCCGGGACAGGCTGGCGATCCCTTGATGGGATTGGCGGAGACGGTGCTGCCCGCGGTCGAGCGCAGCATAGAGCTCGGATCTGTAGATCCCGAACGTCTGGGATTGTTCGGTCAAAGTTATGGCGGCTATGGCGTCCTCGGCCTCCTGTCCGAGAGCGACCGCTTCAAGGCTGCCGTGGCTGCGGCGGCCCCCGTCAATCTTCTGAGTGCCTATGGGCAGTTTGATCCGCGCTTTGATCGTACCGGACGCCCGGAGCTGTTCATGGATCTGCCAAGATGGGCGGAGGCCGATCAGGGGCGCATGGGAGTGCCGCCCTGGGATGATGCAGAGCGCTATCTCCGCAACAGCCCGCTCTTTTACGTGGAACGGATCAGGACACCACTGATGCTGATCCAGGGGGACCGGGATTTCATCCCGGTCAGCCAGGGCGAGGAAATGTTCTCGGCCCTTTACCGGCTGCAGAAAACGGCCCTGTTCGTGCGTTATTGGGGGGAAGGCCATGTCCTGACGAGCCCGGCCAATATCCGGGACTTCTGGGACCGCCTGTTCGACTGGTATGATCGCTATCTCAACCCTTGA
- a CDS encoding ATP-binding cassette domain-containing protein, whose protein sequence is MDTSKQRLQGDAPPKFFPLTEALSILWQASDPGSRQKLGIALLLVLASSLLGILAPVLLKLMVDGFSRREPDGLLLLLSAYVLALGLMRALAELKSSVHASAEQGILRRLSQRLFAHLLALPLRFHLDQQTGAMGRILENGLLGYRLTLQHVMFSALPVLIELVMMGLILMHFGHAGILLILALAAASYGLAFGLGLRHIAGPARAISRSHVAASALLTDSLLNQETIKSFNAGPQIEARYDGALRGIEQSWRCFFRQRTLNGCLVAVVLTLSLAASLLYAGHEVRSGRMTLGDFILVNSYLLQTLKPLEMLGIAARDMTQGMAFIENLISLLRQSGEAQSRGPQQALADGGLEVRFENVSFSYHGSACSPAEPTLREVSFKARPGATIALVGASGSGKSTVARLLLRLLDPDAGRILLNDIPIVELSLRELRGAIAIVPQDILLFHDTIARNIAFGRPGSNQAEIEEAARQAHIHDVILQLPEGYDTIVGERGLKLSGGEKQRIAIARAALTRPRIWVCDEATSALDSGTEQKILRTLIAESRRTTTYLIIAHRLQTILQADEILVFDQGRIVERGTHEVLLARKGVYRELWRLQQRSQEEGSPPTLTDEPGSPGKERLGSLRTNRRDQGLR, encoded by the coding sequence ATGGACACGTCTAAACAAAGGCTGCAGGGGGACGCGCCTCCCAAATTTTTTCCCCTCACCGAGGCGCTGAGCATTTTATGGCAGGCGAGTGACCCCGGGTCACGACAGAAGCTCGGGATTGCGCTTCTGCTGGTCCTCGCCTCATCCCTGCTTGGGATCCTCGCGCCGGTCCTGCTCAAGCTGATGGTCGATGGTTTCAGTCGACGGGAACCGGATGGTCTCCTTCTGCTGTTATCTGCCTATGTTCTGGCCCTCGGGCTGATGCGCGCTTTGGCTGAGCTCAAAAGCTCTGTTCATGCCAGCGCGGAACAAGGCATTCTGCGTCGTTTGAGCCAGCGCCTTTTTGCCCATCTGCTCGCCCTTCCCCTTCGCTTTCATCTCGACCAGCAGACAGGGGCTATGGGCCGCATCCTGGAGAACGGCCTTCTTGGCTATCGCCTGACCCTTCAGCATGTGATGTTCTCTGCCCTCCCCGTGCTCATCGAGCTTGTGATGATGGGCCTCATCCTCATGCATTTCGGCCATGCGGGGATCCTGCTGATCCTCGCTCTTGCGGCCGCGAGCTATGGGCTCGCCTTCGGGCTCGGCCTCCGTCACATTGCAGGGCCTGCCCGCGCGATCTCAAGGTCCCATGTTGCAGCAAGCGCACTCCTGACGGACAGCCTTCTCAATCAGGAGACGATCAAAAGCTTCAATGCCGGGCCTCAGATCGAAGCCCGCTATGACGGCGCGCTCCGCGGCATCGAGCAGTCATGGCGCTGCTTTTTCCGGCAGAGAACCTTGAATGGGTGTCTTGTGGCCGTCGTCCTGACGCTGTCTCTCGCCGCAAGCCTCCTATACGCGGGTCATGAGGTCCGTTCCGGTCGCATGACCCTCGGCGATTTCATCCTCGTCAACAGCTATCTCCTGCAGACCCTGAAGCCGCTTGAAATGCTCGGCATCGCCGCCCGCGATATGACCCAGGGCATGGCTTTTATTGAAAACCTGATCAGCCTGTTGCGCCAGAGTGGCGAAGCCCAGTCCCGCGGTCCCCAGCAGGCGCTGGCGGACGGTGGTCTGGAGGTCCGTTTCGAAAATGTCAGTTTTTCCTATCATGGATCCGCCTGCTCTCCTGCAGAGCCAACTCTGAGAGAGGTGAGTTTCAAGGCGCGGCCTGGTGCGACCATTGCCCTTGTTGGAGCGAGCGGATCGGGCAAATCAACGGTCGCGCGCTTGCTGCTGCGCCTCCTCGATCCAGATGCCGGCCGCATCCTCCTGAATGACATCCCGATCGTGGAGCTGTCTCTCCGGGAGCTCCGGGGCGCGATCGCCATCGTCCCTCAGGACATCCTGCTGTTTCATGATACGATTGCCCGGAACATCGCCTTCGGCCGGCCGGGAAGCAATCAGGCCGAGATCGAGGAGGCCGCACGACAGGCCCATATTCATGATGTCATCCTGCAGCTGCCTGAGGGCTATGACACCATCGTCGGTGAGCGTGGCCTTAAACTCTCTGGTGGGGAGAAACAGCGGATCGCCATTGCCCGGGCGGCCCTGACGCGCCCCCGGATCTGGGTGTGCGATGAAGCGACATCGGCCCTCGACAGTGGAACCGAGCAGAAAATCCTCCGGACCTTGATTGCTGAGTCTCGCAGGACGACGACATATCTGATCATCGCCCATCGCCTGCAGACCATCCTGCAGGCTGATGAGATTCTGGTTTTCGATCAGGGGCGGATCGTCGAACGTGGAACTCATGAAGTCCTCCTGGCCCGCAAGGGCGTTTATCGGGAGCTCTGGCGGCTGCAGCAGAGAAGCCAGGAAGAGGGTTCTCCCCCGACCCTGACGGATGAGCCGGGAAGCCCTGGCAAAGAGCGCCTGGGATCCTTGAGGACAAACAGGCGAGATCAAGGGTTGAGATAG